TTCTCTCTTTGTTTATTCGCAAGGCTCTCTTCCTTCGCCATAGCCTCTATGCCCTTGAGGAGCTGGAGCCAGAAGAGGAGTATCAGGGGCAAACGGGGCTACAAAACCAGCTCCTTCCACGATTGCACACGACCATCCGCAGCAATTTCTTGCTCCCGAGTTGTATAGTGAATATTGAGGGACCTTCTTTTCATCTTCCCGGATCTGCTCTTCAACTTTATTTACTGACTCAGGACAGGCTTTATAAGTGTAGGAATTTCCAGAATCGGCATCTCCTTCATTACGGGCATCATCCTGAATTTCTCCGGCTCCAACGCCTAAAGCGCCTTTGTGCCAACTTCCGGGGTAGAGGCCTCTCTGCATATTGGGCGTTTTGACCCAAGCATGTCCTACATTTCCTGACCAGTAGCTGCATGGTTTAACCAGAATAAAAATTTCCTGTACTTCATATTCGCAGCATTCCCTTCCTGCGTCATCCGCAATTTTAGAGTATTTTACACCATCCTTGCAACATTCCGTTTCAGAATCTTCAGAAAGGCCAAGCGTATCAGAGTACAGGCATGTATTGTTCTTGGCGAAAATATCAAGATGCCATCCGTTTACCCGCCGGTAAAATTTCTAATATTCCATTTATATCTAGAGAATCACCATATTTAAAATGATATCATGCAACAGATGAAGGAAAATTAAATAACGGAATCAGAAAAAATATTAATCCTGTTTACGCAATTAAATAATTAGTATGAATTTTATATTCATGCCAATTATTGTTTAGGATGATGTTTCCCCTCAAAAGGAATAAATGTCTTACCTGACTCCCATGTCCCCTTTATCATAGGAGATATATTTATATAATATGACCCGGGTGAAAGGAAGACCTTCTCCTCTTCATCTCGTTTTGCGTATAAAATACCTTTACGCAAAACAAAATCGATGCCAAAGAAATTTACAGGCTGATTTTCTTTAAGTATAATTTCTTGTTTTCTCCGGAAGGGATGACCAAATGTTACAATAACTTGTAAATTTTTAGTCAAATCTCTCAAGATAATTCGATCTGGCTCCATATGTTGATTTTTATTTTCTTCTGATATTGCACAATCAGCTAATAATATTGAAAATAAAATGATAAAGACTATTGAAATATATTTATTGATTTTCATCGCATGGGCATTCGATATTTTTTAAAATAGCATCTATTTCATGTTGATTGACGCTTCCTCCATATTCCCCCATCATATGTCCTTTATGTCCTGCGTTAGGAACGGAAGTTACGGTGCCATCTGAATTGGTGTCATCCTGATAATCGTCGGGAAGTCCCATAAGATGGCCGGCTTCATGCGCATAAACCCATGGGACTGCTTGAGAACCCCATACTCCATATCTGCCTCCAACTCCATTAACATAAGAACGATGAGATGAATCTGATGTTATTTCTATATTATTTTCATCACTATTGAGAAATCTATAAAGCCATCTGCTTTTCCTGCTCTGAACAGACACATCCGCTGTTACATTAACTACACAGCATCCCTTCTCATATCCATTCCAATTGCTTTCAATTGATTGTTTTATTTGCAGTGCTGTAGTCTGCATTTCTATGTTATTAATTGAATCTCCACCTTTCGGATATATCACAATATTCAGGCTCACATTGATCGAACAATCATCTTTATTTGTAGTTATTGTATGCGCTAATCCTAATTCATCAGAATATAAGGTAGGTATATTATTAACATATCCATACAAAAGATAACTCTCTTTTTCTGTCATAGGATCTCTACTAATCCACCTTCCATTTTGGGAATTATAGTAGCGGTAATTGTAGTAAACCAACCCCAACTCGTCATCAGCATACTCGCTGGAGAACCGGAACGGATTCAGCTCTGCCGCATTGCCTTCCATCTTGAGAACATTCCCATACGGGCCGTATTCGTACAGGGCTCGCCGGCCCGCCTTGATGCCGAAAAGCGCCGTTGTGTTCTTCAACGCGTCATGCGTGTAGTAAAGATCTTCCACATAAGTTCCCGTTTCATCAAAGACGCTCATCGCCAAGATGCGCGTAGCTACCGGTTCCAGGGGATCCCACAGGTACGTTTTACGCAGGACGGGGTCAGCGGATTCCGAAGCGTCCGCAGCATCCAGTTCCGCGATTTGCAGATAGCCGTGATAGATGAACCGTTTCCTTGACATGAGCGCTTCCCCTTCATAGACGGATTTTTCTACCCTCCTGTTCAGATAATCGTAAACGCACTCAATACGCCTGCCCCCCTGCGTGAAGCTGACCGCCTGATTCAACGCGTTGTAGGCGGCTTCCCATTCTCCCGTGGACGTCTGAATTTTCGTCTGGTTGCCGTCGGCGTCATAGGTGGGAACAAAGGGCGGCTCCGTACCCTCGGTGATATCCGTGTATTGATTAAGCCGGTTGGCAACGTATGTGGTGGGAAGGGAATCCGTTCCCTCCCGGGAGGTTGTGCGGTTACCGATGTTATCGTAGGCGTAACTGTATATGCCGCCCCGGCTCATCGCGTCGCTCACAAGTTCATTCCTGTCATTGTAGGCGTAGGCGTGGGTGAGGTCGGGCGCGGACGTGTTGAAATAGTCTTTCTTCGTGACGGGACGCCCCAGCACATCGTAAGAATAGCCGGTTTTGGCCGGGTAGTTGGCGCTGCCGGGGCGCAGGTAGTCAATATTCACCGGGAGGTCGCGCTTTTCTTCCAGGGTGCGCCGCCATTTCAACGTGTTGGGGTAATCAAGAGTGTCCAGCAGGCCGCTTTCCGCATTGTAGCCGTAGGTGAAGGGCTTCGCGACGGCGTTCAACGAGACGGTGGAAAGCCTTCCGGAGGCGTCATGCCCCCATGCCGTCTGCAAGGCGGCGGCGCCCGCATAGTCCAGACAGTAGCCCGCGGGCCGCCCCACTCCGTCACGGCGGAGGGTCAAGACGCTTGCCGCAAGGCCAGCCGTCGTTTCCGTTTCCTGTTCGTTATACTGATTGTACGTGAACGTGCGCGTTCCGGAAGCGTCTTCAATTTGCGTCAGCTGCCCCAGATGATTGTAGCGGCTGCTGATGGAGGGGGTAAAACCGTCGTCATTAAAGGTAATGGAGGTAAGCTCTCCGGTAAGGGGGGCGTAGGAGCGGGAGGCAACGGTTCCCCGCGCGTCCGTCGTAGCGGAAACGCGGTTGAGCGCATCGTAAGCGGTATCCACATGGGTGGCATTGGCATAGGTCTTGCGGACAACCAGCCCCGTAGCGACATCGTACGTCCAGGTGGTGATGTCCCCATCCGTCCGGAGGCGGGGATCAGTAGTGATGACATCCCCGGGATCACGGAAGGTGGCAAGGCTCACTATATGGCCGGCGGCGTCATAAGCGTATACGGCGGGCTGTATGGCCGTCCCCCATTCGGCTTCCTTGCGACCCCGGATATCATAAACGGAACAGGCTGTTTTACCAAGGGCATTGGTAACGCAGGTAGGCAGATCAAAGGGCTGGGCATAAGCGTAGGTGGTCGTGTTGCCCACGGCATCCGTGCCGGAAATGATGCGGCCGGCGATGTCGCAGACGGCGGTAAAAACGTTACCGCGCACATCTGTGTCCGCATAGGTGATGCCCGTTTCCGTATAAGTGCGCTGCCGGCGGGCGGTCGCGCCGTCAAAGCCCGTAACCGCCGTCGTGAATCCGTCCACGACGCGTGTGAGGGCAACGCTCCCGACGCCGGGCACGGTTTTCTTCTGCAGGCGGACAGAACCGCCGCCATACTCCGTCCACTCCACGGTATCCTGGCCGCGGGGATCCGTCATGACGGTTTTGCCGGCAAGAACAGAACTCAGAGCAGAGAGCAGGACCGCCTGCTTTTGAAGAACGGGAGTACCTGAAGAAGTATAACTTGTTATGGAAACAAGTCTGTAGATGCCGTCTTCACGGCTCTCGGCCACATAAGCGTAATCAGTAATGCGGGAGTTCAGGATGGTCGGTTCATCCTCCAGGGCGACGATTGCCCTTGTCCTGTTCCCAAAGGCATCATAGGCATAAAGTGTCGGCGCCATGTCCGCCAGCTGTTCCCTGATAAGGCGCCCCTTGTCATCGTATGCAAGAGTGCGCACATTTTCCCCATTCAGGGTATTGGCGGCAGCAATCCGTACAAGCTCGCCAAAGCCGTTGACGGTAGAGCTTCCCGTCACGACGCGGGGCTCTCCCCCCTCCCCGCCCGGCACAGCCTCCGTCGTACAGATCCCTTCCGCCGTGGCCTCAACGGTATAAAGGATATCCTGCTGCCCGGTGCCGTAACGCCGCACTACTGTTCCGGAAGGGCTTTTCCGGGTGATGAGCGTAGCGCCGGCGGGCGTGGTAACAGTTTCTACCAGGCCATCCCCGCTATAAGAGCGGACGGTGGTGCGCCCCAGAATATCGGTTTCTCTTATCAGGCGCCCCAGCAAATCGTATTCCCGGCTTTCCACCGTCGTCATTGGGCCTGCATCCCTGCGCAGGGAGGTAATTTTACCGAGGGCATCACGGGTATAGCTCGTGATGGTTTCCGGAGTGATCATGGTTTCCCCGTCCGTAACGGCTGAACGGATAGTTTCCACCAGCTGGCGGGCCGTATTGTAGGAATAGGAAGTGGTCACTCCATTTTCATCCCTCTCCCACAGCGGGCCGCAGCAGGTCATCATGCGCTCGTAAACGCGCCCATTGGCGCGGGTGCGCTTTACCCAACGGTTCTCAACGTCATATTCATAAGAAGACGCGTCCGTCATGGACCAGGCGCCATCGGCCAGCCGGGCGTATTGCTCATAACGCATGTTATTGCCCTGGCCGGAGACGTAAGTAACCTTCCGCGAGCTCAGGCCGGGGACGCTCTCTCCCGCTATCCGCGTTTCCGCGGTCACTTTGTAAAGAGCTCCGTACTGGTCCGTCTCTTCATAAAAATAATGCGTCTGAATGCCGTCCATGCCCTGTTTCATCTTCAGGCGTCCGCGGGCATAAACATTGGGAGCCGTGCCGAGCCAGGATTCCTTCACTTCCAGACGCACGTTTTCTTCCCCCAATGCGGTGGTGCGTTTTTCCACGCGCCGCACATGATTTTCCTCAACGTAGGTGTAATCCGCGCGCCAAAGTTCCGCCGCAGTGGCCGTCAACGTCACCCATTGGGTGAGGATATCCGGATCCGCCTGCGTCTGGTCCCGATACGTGGTGTAAGTGACCTTATCGCCGGCTTCCGCCCAGGGGACGCTGGACACGATTTCACGGCCGAAACGGTCGTATGCCCACGTTTTGACACTTCCGTCAGGAGCAGTTTCCTTCGCGATTTTTCCCATGCCGGTGTACTCGTAAGTCGTTTCCCGGGCGTAGTCCGTTCCGTAGCCTTCAATACGGCTGGTGCACAAATTGCCATTGCGGGTGACGGCATAAGTCTCACAGACGCGGGAAATGGGAGCGCCGTTTTCCCCCCGCTGGATGGTGGTGATGAGTTTCCACGTGCCGGACGAAACGATCTGCTTTTCTTTCAGAGTGAATATGGCGTCTTCTCCTTCCCCCTGCGCCATGTTCCATGCTCCGTCGGCTCCCTGCCAGTAGCGGGTGGTGTAGGGCGCGCGCCCAGCGGTCTGTTCGGTAACGGAGAGTCTGCCCGCAGCCGCGTCCCCGGTAATTGTGAAGGTTTTAAAGGGGTCGCCCGTGACGGAATAAAGGCCGGTGGAACTGTTTTTTCCTCCCACCTGTTCGGGGAGATAGAGGGCGATGCGGTAACCGGACTCCGTGACATTTTCGATGTTGGCGAGCCCGTCCCACAGGTTCCATATTTGCCGGATGCTTCCATCCGAAGCCCGCACGATATCCAGCTTTCCGTCAAATTCTTCTCTTGTGTAAGCCGCGCCGTTTTTAGCGGTGTAGCCGGTGGCGTATTTCAAGGAAGAGGCCGAACCTGCGGTATAGTTAACGGTATTGCCCGCGTTTGAACGGATACTGAGGCAGAATTCTCCCGCCCTTGCCGAAGAAGCGGATCTCCTCCCGAACCACGCCGAGCCCCCGCGCTTGGCGGATCCTGCAATGGGGGCCACGCTGTCAACCCTGCTGCCGTCTCCATCCGCGTAACAGTAGTAGTTAATGGCAGTTCCGCCGCTCCTGATTTGGAAAGCGGTATTCGCCCCGATGCCCGATGATGGCGCGGAGATGATTTCACGAG
This region of Akkermansia muciniphila genomic DNA includes:
- a CDS encoding RHS repeat-associated core domain-containing protein codes for the protein MKDQQVQRHANSLPDNSLTVSGGVPVPFNKEAGAFSGSWDWGIVVDPLGPGETAECRLMLGVDDNGSLTVDGEGIFIPGEGKYHGGSYREKSLSFPIEPGPHRVHMTYENVAVPPEWTNLAILNYSIEVMVSDGTSSSSYQPDEGYPEPVSTEDEGEDVPCECGEEAAGGNGSQSSSSSPCPEEDNGEGDNGEDEDPCTCENNEGGSSSSSARGARSSSTLYGSSAAGRRVVARTLKTEMIWRTNFGSFRGMTGLPQGLLEIVGYTFSAELWSPRALHYWHPMTREIISAPSSGIGANTAFQIRSGGTAINYYCYADGDGSRVDSVAPIAGSAKRGGSAWFGRRSASSARAGEFCLSIRSNAGNTVNYTAGSASSLKYATGYTAKNGAAYTREEFDGKLDIVRASDGSIRQIWNLWDGLANIENVTESGYRIALYLPEQVGGKNSSTGLYSVTGDPFKTFTITGDAAAGRLSVTEQTAGRAPYTTRYWQGADGAWNMAQGEGEDAIFTLKEKQIVSSGTWKLITTIQRGENGAPISRVCETYAVTRNGNLCTSRIEGYGTDYARETTYEYTGMGKIAKETAPDGSVKTWAYDRFGREIVSSVPWAEAGDKVTYTTYRDQTQADPDILTQWVTLTATAAELWRADYTYVEENHVRRVEKRTTALGEENVRLEVKESWLGTAPNVYARGRLKMKQGMDGIQTHYFYEETDQYGALYKVTAETRIAGESVPGLSSRKVTYVSGQGNNMRYEQYARLADGAWSMTDASSYEYDVENRWVKRTRANGRVYERMMTCCGPLWERDENGVTTSYSYNTARQLVETIRSAVTDGETMITPETITSYTRDALGKITSLRRDAGPMTTVESREYDLLGRLIRETDILGRTTVRSYSGDGLVETVTTPAGATLITRKSPSGTVVRRYGTGQQDILYTVEATAEGICTTEAVPGGEGGEPRVVTGSSTVNGFGELVRIAAANTLNGENVRTLAYDDKGRLIREQLADMAPTLYAYDAFGNRTRAIVALEDEPTILNSRITDYAYVAESREDGIYRLVSITSYTSSGTPVLQKQAVLLSALSSVLAGKTVMTDPRGQDTVEWTEYGGGSVRLQKKTVPGVGSVALTRVVDGFTTAVTGFDGATARRQRTYTETGITYADTDVRGNVFTAVCDIAGRIISGTDAVGNTTTYAYAQPFDLPTCVTNALGKTACSVYDIRGRKEAEWGTAIQPAVYAYDAAGHIVSLATFRDPGDVITTDPRLRTDGDITTWTYDVATGLVVRKTYANATHVDTAYDALNRVSATTDARGTVASRSYAPLTGELTSITFNDDGFTPSISSRYNHLGQLTQIEDASGTRTFTYNQYNEQETETTAGLAASVLTLRRDGVGRPAGYCLDYAGAAALQTAWGHDASGRLSTVSLNAVAKPFTYGYNAESGLLDTLDYPNTLKWRRTLEEKRDLPVNIDYLRPGSANYPAKTGYSYDVLGRPVTKKDYFNTSAPDLTHAYAYNDRNELVSDAMSRGGIYSYAYDNIGNRTTSREGTDSLPTTYVANRLNQYTDITEGTEPPFVPTYDADGNQTKIQTSTGEWEAAYNALNQAVSFTQGGRRIECVYDYLNRRVEKSVYEGEALMSRKRFIYHGYLQIAELDAADASESADPVLRKTYLWDPLEPVATRILAMSVFDETGTYVEDLYYTHDALKNTTALFGIKAGRRALYEYGPYGNVLKMEGNAAELNPFRFSSEYADDELGLVYYNYRYYNSQNGRWISRDPMTEKESYLLYGYVNNIPTLYSDELGLAHTITTNKDDCSINVSLNIVIYPKGGDSINNIEMQTTALQIKQSIESNWNGYEKGCCVVNVTADVSVQSRKSRWLYRFLNSDENNIEITSDSSHRSYVNGVGGRYGVWGSQAVPWVYAHEAGHLMGLPDDYQDDTNSDGTVTSVPNAGHKGHMMGEYGGSVNQHEIDAILKNIECPCDENQ